GTCGAAGCCGTGGCGCGTCATGAGGTGCTTGGTGATCCCCTCGATCTCGTCCGGTGGACAGCCGTGGAACGTCGACAGCGTGACCGTGTCCGAGACCCGGCTTCGATATGGATGGTCGCGCCACGATTCGAACGGTGCCGGTATCTGCGACCTGAGCCGGTCGATCACACCCGAGGCATCGAGCATCGACTCCAAGTAGTGGGCGACGGTCGGCGACGAGATGCCGGCGAGGTCGTATCCGACCGAGATGTCGAACACGTGCGACCCCGGATCGTCCCCGATGTGTGGGGTGAGCTCGTCCCAGCCGGCCAGGATGTCGAGCATCATCCAAGCCTTGACGTACTCCTCGATCGACTCGTCGATCTTCAGCTCCTGGCTCCACTCGATGTTGTAGCCGACGGTCTCCATGTCTATGCACGGCCGGCCGATCTCGAGCTCGTCGAGCACCTGGACCGTCTTCAGCTCGATGAGCCGCGCCCCGCCGAGCCACGCCAGCACGACGTTCTGCGCCAACTGGCTGTGGGGACCGGCCGCCGGGCCGATCGGGGTGGCGGCGGGGCGGCCCATGAAGCTCATCGTGAGGTCTGGGCCGTCGGAGGCGTCGTAGAGCCTGGCGATCGGCAGATCGAAGATGCGGCGGCGGCTCTCCCACTCGTGAGCCACGCGGGAGAGGAGCACGTCGAGGGGGAACGGGGTGAGCGGTGGTATCTGCCTCGTCACCTTCACAGCCTCGCGTGGAGCCGGGAGGCCTGCTCGGCGGCCCTGGCCCTGATCTCGGTGGGATCTACCCGCGTGGACCTGCCTTCCGACAGGACCGTGTCGCCGTCGACGACGACATCGACGGGCCTGATGCCCGGCGTGAATGCCACATGCCACGGGTCCATCGGCTCGTACGACCAGGTGACGACGTCGCCGCGAGCTTCCGGCACGAGCTGCCACCCGGCCTCCAGCCAGCCCCACGCCGTCTCGGGCGTCGCCGTCACGTCGGCCGAGCGGTGCATCACATACGCCAGGCGGAACGACTCCACGACGTTGCCGCCGATTCCGTCCGTTCCGAGCGCAACCGGGTTGGTGAAGCGGGCGGGCTCGGCGTACCCGACTGCATTGTTCAGGTTCGACATCGGATTGTGGAGGATGGTGCCCTTCAGGCGGTGGTCGGTGGGCAGGTGGACGCCATGGGCGAGCAGCCAGCCGTCGCCGGTGAGCTTCTCGAGTCGTTCTGCGGCTTCGGCGTCCTCGGGGCCTTCGGCGACGTGGATGTGGACCCCGACGCCGTGGTCGGAGGCGAGCGCCGCAGCGTCTTCGAGGGTGGCGTCGCTGCAGGTGAAGGCGGCGTGCACCCCGACGAGGCCTCGTCCGCCCGCATCGAGGAAGCGCCTGTTCTCCTCGAGGCCCCGCTTGGCGCCGTCCGTTCCATGCCGGTCGGTGACTCCGTAGGCGGCGACGAGGCGCACGCCAACCTCGGCACAGGCGGCGGCGATGACGTCGAGGCTTCCCTCGATGGCGCTCGGCGACTCGTGGTGGTCGACGATCGCGGTCGTCCCGGACTCGAGCGCCTCGAGAGCCCCGAGCATCGCCGACCAGCGGATCATCTCGAGGTCGAGCGCCGCGTCGAGGCGCCACCACACCTGCTCGAGGATGCCGCGAAAGGAGGTCGGTGTCACTGGTGGCGCCGGCATGCCCCTGGCGAGCGCCGAGTAGAGGTGGTGATGGGCGCAGACGAGCCCCGGGGTCTTGGCCCCGCTCATACGCCGAGTGGCTGGTGAACCTGCATCGGCAGCTTCGTCCGCCACACGCCGTCGACGTCGTGGAACGCCGCGGCGACGGCGCCCGCAGTCGGCACGAGCCCGATCTCACCGACGCCCTTGATCCCGTACGGGGCGTTCGGCTGTGGCGCTTCGACGAGGATCACCTCCACGTCCGGCATGTCTTTCGGGCGGATGATCCCGAGCGACCGCAAGGTCATGTTGGTCGGACGCCCCAGCTCGTCGGCCGGGAACTCCTCGGAGAGGGCGTACCCCAGTCCCATGTGAACCGAGCCCTCGATCTGCCCGGAGCACAAGAGCGGGTTTACCGCCCGGCCGACGTCGTGTGCCGCCACCACCTTCTCGATGGCCCCCGTCGCTTTGTCTGCGATGACGACCTGGGCGGCATACCCGAACGTCGAGTGGATGATCGGGTGCTCGACGGCGTCCTCGAGCTTGTTGGTCCAGTCGACGCGGTACTCGCCCGGATAGTCGACGCCCGGCGCCATCCCGCTCTCCTTGGCGAGGCGGCACGCGTCGGCGACTGCGCCCGCCCCCATGAGGGTGCCCCGCGAGCCGGTCGTCTGACCGGCGCCGAGCTCCCTGGTCGTGTCGACGACCACCCGGACCTTGGCGGGATCGACACCCAACTCCTCGGCTGCAACCTGCTGAGCGACGGTGTGGATCCCCTGGCCCATCTCGGTCCAGCAGTGCCGCACCTCGACACCGCCGTCGGCGTCGAAGCGGACGACCGCTCTGGCGATCTCCTTGAAGCCGTTGCCGAGCCCCGAGTTCTTGAGCCCGAGCCCGAGCCCGACGGCCTTGCCGTCCGCCTTCGCCTGGTCGTAGACGGCCCGAACCGCCTCGAGGCACTGCTTGGCACCGATCGACCCCTCGTCCATGATCTGGCCCGGTCCCCACACCGCCCCGGGCTCCACCGCGTTGCGCCACCGCATCTCCCACCCGCTGATGCCGACCATCTCGGAGAGGCGGTCGATGATCCCCTCGGTGGCGAACTGGGCTTGGTTGGCGCCGAAGCCCCGAAAGGCGCCGCACACCGGGTTGTTCGTGCGCGCTGCCACCGACTCGACGTCGATGTTCGGGAAGGCGTACGGGCCGCTCGCATGGCCGGCGGCGCGCTCGAGCACCTTCATTCCAACCGAGGCGTACGGACCGGAGTCGCCGAGCATGCGCGCCTTGAGGGCGGTCAGCCTGCCTCGGGCGTCGCAGCCTGCCCACATCTCGACCCGGATCGGGTGCCTCTTCGGGTGGAGGAGCATCGACTGCTCCCTGGTGAGGGTGCACTTGACCGGCCGGCCGATCAGGAAGGCGGCGAGCGCGGTTTGCGCCTGGTTGGACATGTCCTCCTTGCCGCCGAAGGCGCCTCCGTTCGAGACGAGCTCGACGACCACCTTCTCCTGCTCGACGCCGAGCACAGATGCGATCTGGTCACGGTCGTCCCAAACTCCCTGGCCGCCGCTGTACACCAGCAAGGTCCCATCCTGGCGAGGCACGGCGAGGGTCGACTCCGGCTCGAGGAAGGCATGCTCGATGCGCGGGGTCTCGAAAACCTCGTGAACGGTGTGGGCCGACCCGGCGAGAGCCGCCGCCACGTCTCCCCTTTGGTACCTCGAGACGGAGAGCGTGTTGCCTCGAAGCCCCCACACGGCGTCCTCCTCGGATGCGATCGCCTTCGCAGGGTCCGTGAACGGTGCGAGGACCGTGTACTCGACGGAGACGGCGCCGGCGGCGAGCCGTGCCGTGACGACGTCCTCGGCCACGACGAGGGCAAGCACGTCCCCGAGGTACGAGGTTCGCCCTCCCTCGGGGATGAACACCGGCCAATCCGTGTGGATGATCCCGACCTTCAGCTCGCCGGGGACATCGGCCGCCGTGAGAACCCGCACGACGCCGGGCATCGCCTCGGCCGCCGAGGTGTCGATGCGCACGACGTCGGCCCTGGCGTGGTCGGCGAGCCGCACGGCGGCGTGCAACATCCCGGCAGGCCGCATATCGTCGACGTAGTCGCGGTCGCCGAGGGCCAGTTCGTGGGCCTCGTACTTCACCCCCGACTTGCCGATGCCGGAGGCCCGCTCGGGGGCGGGGATGTGGCCCTTGGCGAGCATCTCGATGGCGTCGAAGATCTTGGTGTAACCGGTGCAGCGGCACAGGTGCCCTCCGAGCCGTCCGGCCGCCGTCTCCCTGGTGAGATCGCTGCCCTTGTCGTCGAGGAGCGCCTTCGTCCTCACGAGGATCCCCGGTGTGCAGAATCCGCATTGCAAGGCGCCGGTCACCGCGAACGCTGTTGCGAGGCGCTCCCGTTCCGACTCGTCGAAGCCTTCGAGGGTCACGACCTCGGACCCGGCGACCTTGTCGAGTTGTGTTTGGCACGAGATACGAGCCTTGCCGTCCACGAGGACCGCGCAGCAACCACACTGGCCCATCGGGGCGCAGCCGTCCTTCGGTGAGGTGATACCGAGCTCCTCGCGCAGGGCGGCGAGCAGGTGGGGGTGCCGATTGGAGACCGTGGCCTCGGTCCCGTTGATGATGAAGGTCGTCGTGTCCTCGCTGATCAGCGTCATCACGTGCTCCTTCTCCAGGTACGAGACGATACCGGGCGGGCGCCCGCCGAGATCCGCTCATTTTACATTTTGTCAAAGAGAGCGGAGGAGCGGCTCCGCCGACGGCATACGATGGCGCGGTGAATCCCGGATGGATCGCACAGGACGAGTTCGATCGCGTCGTGGCCGACGCATTCGAAACGTTGCCCGGTTGGGTCCGCGAGGCGATGCGCGACGTGGCGATCATGGTCGAGGACGAGCCGCCGGACGGAGCGGGGCCCGAGCACGGGCTGCTACTCGGCATGTACCACGGAGTCCCCCTCACTCGTCGTGGAGCCAGGGCGGCGGGATCGATGCCGGACTCGATCGTCCTTTACCGCCGGCCGATCTTGCGGGCCGTGCGCCGCCGCGCCGACGTCTCCGACCGGGTGCGCGCCGTGCTGTTGCACGAGATCGGCCACGCCATGGGGATGACCGAGGCGCGCCTCCGCGAGATGGGCGTCCACTGACCACTCCCTCCTGAGGTACTTTACGAAACGTCGAGTCCGGGAGACGCATGCCGACGTGTCGCGCCGAGTTCACGATCGAGCCCTTCGAGGAAGGCCACCAAGGGCCGCACGTCACCGCGGCGATCGAAGCGGTGGTTGCTGAGGGCCTTTCACCGGACGTGGGGCCCTTCGGCACGGCCATCACGGGCGACTCGAACGCAGTCGTCGGTGCGATCGCCCGCGTCATCGACGCCGCCACGGGTGCCGGGGCGACCCGGGTGACCGTCAACCTCGAGGCTCGGCCATGAGCGCCAACGGCGCGCATCCGCTCCTCGAGGCGGTGCAGGACGTCGCGGAGGCGGTCGGCGGCAGAGTCATCTCCCTCGACGAGGTGACCGAGGGCGACGTCGAGCTGCGATGGGACGGCGAGATCGTCGGAGGATTCCGCTTCGACATGCAGGGGGCGCTCGATCGAATCGTCGGCACAGTCGAGAGGGAGCTCGGGGCCGGGCTGTCCGGGCTCGACCGCGTCGGCAAGCAACGGGCCGTCCGCCTGCTCGACGAGCGGGGCGCATTCGAGCTGCGCCGCTCGATCGACGA
This genomic interval from Acidimicrobiia bacterium contains the following:
- a CDS encoding amidohydrolase family protein, which gives rise to MSGAKTPGLVCAHHHLYSALARGMPAPPVTPTSFRGILEQVWWRLDAALDLEMIRWSAMLGALEALESGTTAIVDHHESPSAIEGSLDVIAAACAEVGVRLVAAYGVTDRHGTDGAKRGLEENRRFLDAGGRGLVGVHAAFTCSDATLEDAAALASDHGVGVHIHVAEGPEDAEAAERLEKLTGDGWLLAHGVHLPTDHRLKGTILHNPMSNLNNAVGYAEPARFTNPVALGTDGIGGNVVESFRLAYVMHRSADVTATPETAWGWLEAGWQLVPEARGDVVTWSYEPMDPWHVAFTPGIRPVDVVVDGDTVLSEGRSTRVDPTEIRARAAEQASRLHARL
- the xdh gene encoding selenium-dependent xanthine dehydrogenase, with translation MTLISEDTTTFIINGTEATVSNRHPHLLAALREELGITSPKDGCAPMGQCGCCAVLVDGKARISCQTQLDKVAGSEVVTLEGFDESERERLATAFAVTGALQCGFCTPGILVRTKALLDDKGSDLTRETAAGRLGGHLCRCTGYTKIFDAIEMLAKGHIPAPERASGIGKSGVKYEAHELALGDRDYVDDMRPAGMLHAAVRLADHARADVVRIDTSAAEAMPGVVRVLTAADVPGELKVGIIHTDWPVFIPEGGRTSYLGDVLALVVAEDVVTARLAAGAVSVEYTVLAPFTDPAKAIASEEDAVWGLRGNTLSVSRYQRGDVAAALAGSAHTVHEVFETPRIEHAFLEPESTLAVPRQDGTLLVYSGGQGVWDDRDQIASVLGVEQEKVVVELVSNGGAFGGKEDMSNQAQTALAAFLIGRPVKCTLTREQSMLLHPKRHPIRVEMWAGCDARGRLTALKARMLGDSGPYASVGMKVLERAAGHASGPYAFPNIDVESVAARTNNPVCGAFRGFGANQAQFATEGIIDRLSEMVGISGWEMRWRNAVEPGAVWGPGQIMDEGSIGAKQCLEAVRAVYDQAKADGKAVGLGLGLKNSGLGNGFKEIARAVVRFDADGGVEVRHCWTEMGQGIHTVAQQVAAEELGVDPAKVRVVVDTTRELGAGQTTGSRGTLMGAGAVADACRLAKESGMAPGVDYPGEYRVDWTNKLEDAVEHPIIHSTFGYAAQVVIADKATGAIEKVVAAHDVGRAVNPLLCSGQIEGSVHMGLGYALSEEFPADELGRPTNMTLRSLGIIRPKDMPDVEVILVEAPQPNAPYGIKGVGEIGLVPTAGAVAAAFHDVDGVWRTKLPMQVHQPLGV
- a CDS encoding metallopeptidase family protein produces the protein MNPGWIAQDEFDRVVADAFETLPGWVREAMRDVAIMVEDEPPDGAGPEHGLLLGMYHGVPLTRRGARAAGSMPDSIVLYRRPILRAVRRRADVSDRVRAVLLHEIGHAMGMTEARLREMGVH
- a CDS encoding thiamine-binding protein; translated protein: MPTCRAEFTIEPFEEGHQGPHVTAAIEAVVAEGLSPDVGPFGTAITGDSNAVVGAIARVIDAATGAGATRVTVNLEARP
- a CDS encoding helix-turn-helix domain-containing protein — its product is MSANGAHPLLEAVQDVAEAVGGRVISLDEVTEGDVELRWDGEIVGGFRFDMQGALDRIVGTVERELGAGLSGLDRVGKQRAVRLLDERGAFELRRSIDDVADRMGVSRITIYNYLNTVRR